A section of the Streptomyces sp. NBC_00178 genome encodes:
- a CDS encoding helix-turn-helix domain-containing protein: MDDQPEPDLRPSGGAPGDGAGPALDRRAELSEFLRSRRARLKPDDVGLPDFGRHRRVPGLRREELAQLAGVSVAYYTRLEQGNGQNVSAEVLDAIASALRLSDAESAHLSHLAEPRRHRKKPSARQQRARGALCVLLDSMEGVPAYVVGRRAEILAWNRMAAAVFGDWSELPAQERNWARLVFLKPDYRDLFVEWDQKASDIVAFLRMDAGCRPDDSRLSALVGELSVKSQDFRRLWARHDVKEKSHGVKRLCHPLVGELSLSFETFMLPDDAEQSMVTYHAEPGSESAEALRLLASWGADATRAGTAVPGGQ, from the coding sequence ATGGACGACCAGCCCGAACCCGACCTGCGGCCCTCCGGCGGCGCTCCCGGTGACGGCGCGGGGCCCGCCCTCGACCGGCGCGCCGAACTCAGCGAATTCCTCCGCAGCCGCCGCGCGCGACTGAAACCGGACGACGTGGGGCTGCCGGACTTCGGCCGGCACCGCAGGGTTCCCGGACTGCGCCGCGAGGAGCTGGCGCAGCTGGCCGGTGTCTCCGTGGCGTACTACACACGGCTCGAACAGGGCAACGGACAGAACGTCTCCGCGGAGGTCCTGGACGCGATCGCGTCCGCCCTGAGGCTCAGCGACGCCGAGAGCGCGCATCTGTCGCACCTCGCGGAGCCCCGGCGGCACCGGAAGAAGCCGTCGGCGCGGCAGCAGCGTGCGCGCGGCGCGCTGTGCGTGCTGCTCGACAGCATGGAGGGCGTGCCGGCGTACGTCGTCGGGCGCCGCGCGGAGATCCTGGCCTGGAACCGGATGGCCGCCGCCGTCTTCGGCGACTGGTCGGAGCTGCCCGCGCAGGAGCGCAACTGGGCACGCCTGGTGTTCCTGAAGCCCGACTACCGCGACCTCTTCGTGGAGTGGGACCAGAAGGCGTCGGACATCGTCGCCTTCCTGCGCATGGACGCCGGGTGCCGGCCCGACGACTCCCGGCTGTCCGCCCTGGTCGGTGAGCTGTCCGTGAAGAGCCAGGACTTCCGGCGGCTGTGGGCCAGGCACGACGTCAAGGAGAAGAGCCACGGCGTGAAACGGCTGTGCCATCCGCTGGTGGGGGAACTCTCGCTCTCGTTCGAGACGTTCATGCTCCCCGACGACGCCGAGCAGTCGATGGTCACGTATCACGCCGAGCCGGGGTCGGAGTCCGCCGAGGCGTTGCGCCTGCTCGCCAGCTGGGGCGCGGACGCGACGCGCGCCGGGACGGCCGTGCCCGGCGGCCAGTAG
- a CDS encoding carbohydrate ABC transporter permease, which translates to MTTTAPIGAGVPAGTPSPGADSPGTPGRIRRTRPGNGLLFVLPFLTVFALFLVWPVVHGLWMSFTDTSLALRDTSFVGFDNYTEAFGDPDVWSSLGNTALFTALSSVPLVLVALAMALLVHSGLAGQWVWRLAFFAPYLLPVTVVTLIWTWLYQPDLGLGNQLLGRLGLEPVGWLADEAVAMWSVTAVTVWWTVGFNFLLYLAALQSLPTTYDEAAALDGAGAWRRLWSVTLPQLRRTTVLVAMLQVLASLKVFDQIYILTKGGPNGSTRPVLEYVYDVGFTGYRLGYASAVSYLFFALVIIVSIAQLRFFRKEG; encoded by the coding sequence GTGACCACCACCGCACCCATAGGAGCCGGCGTGCCCGCCGGCACGCCGTCCCCCGGGGCCGACAGCCCCGGGACGCCGGGCCGTATCCGCCGTACCCGGCCGGGCAACGGACTGCTCTTCGTCCTGCCCTTCCTGACCGTCTTCGCGCTCTTCCTCGTGTGGCCGGTCGTGCACGGCCTCTGGATGAGCTTCACCGACACCTCGCTCGCACTCCGCGACACGAGCTTCGTCGGGTTCGACAACTACACCGAGGCGTTCGGCGACCCGGACGTCTGGAGCAGTCTCGGCAACACGGCCCTGTTCACGGCCCTCTCGTCCGTGCCGCTCGTGCTTGTGGCCCTGGCCATGGCGCTCCTGGTGCACAGCGGCCTGGCGGGGCAGTGGGTGTGGCGGCTGGCCTTCTTCGCGCCCTACCTGCTTCCCGTGACCGTCGTGACCCTCATCTGGACCTGGCTCTACCAGCCGGACCTGGGACTGGGCAACCAGCTCCTCGGCAGGCTCGGACTGGAACCCGTCGGCTGGCTGGCCGACGAGGCCGTCGCCATGTGGTCCGTCACAGCCGTCACCGTCTGGTGGACGGTCGGCTTCAACTTCCTGCTCTACCTCGCCGCGCTGCAGTCCCTGCCGACGACGTACGACGAGGCCGCGGCGCTCGACGGCGCCGGTGCCTGGCGGCGCCTGTGGTCGGTCACCCTGCCCCAACTGCGCAGGACCACCGTGCTGGTCGCCATGCTCCAGGTCCTCGCCTCGCTCAAGGTGTTCGACCAGATCTACATCCTCACCAAGGGCGGCCCCAACGGATCCACCAGGCCCGTCCTCGAATACGTCTACGACGTCGGGTTCACCGGTTACCGGCTGGGCTACGCCTCGGCGGTCTCCTACCTCTTCTTCGCGCTCGTGATCATCGTCTCCATCGCGCAGCTCCGCTTCTTCCGCAAGGAGGGCTGA
- a CDS encoding glycoside hydrolase family 2 protein: MSTPSVPRPEYPRPQFVRPDWLNLNGVWQFETDQGDSGLERGLLARELQREIVVPFPPESELSGIGETDFLEAVWYRRTLSLPRSWAGRRVLLHFGAVDYDTTVWADGTEVARHRGGFTPFTADLGDIAGSGEDVVVTVRARDPRSGPQARGKQAVQYANHDCNYTRVTGIWQTVWAEPVSETHLRRPRITPDLAGSAFHVELPLSGNRPGHLVRAVLTDADTEVARAEARADLDLAPRLYLPVPAGRRREWGPEDPHLYGLVLELVDASGEVLDRVESYAGLRAVGMRGKAVTLNGRPLFQRLVLDQGWYPDGLMTAPTDEALVRDIELAMEAGFNGARLHQKVFEERFLYHADRLGYLVWGEFGDWGCETGGSSGDNQQPDASYVGQWLEAVERDYSHPSIVGWCPLNETYQKLHDRITQLDAVTRAMFLATKAMDTTRPVIDASGYAHRVAETDVYDSHSYEQDPAAFGKLMAGLAEDRPFVNAYENGNAYSQPYRGQPYFVSEFGGIWWDPEAAAAQSGEDRTASWGYGERVRDEEEFHARFSGLTGVLLGDPGMFGYCYTQLTDVFQEQNGIYRFDRGTKLDVGRIRAAQLRPAAIEEEDGAGTDAG, from the coding sequence TTGTCCACTCCCTCCGTACCCCGCCCGGAGTACCCCCGCCCGCAGTTCGTCCGCCCGGACTGGCTGAACCTGAACGGCGTCTGGCAGTTCGAGACGGACCAGGGGGACAGCGGGCTGGAACGCGGCCTCCTGGCGCGTGAACTCCAGCGGGAGATCGTCGTCCCCTTCCCGCCGGAGTCCGAGCTCTCCGGCATCGGGGAGACCGACTTCCTGGAGGCCGTGTGGTACCGGCGGACGCTCTCGCTGCCCCGCTCCTGGGCCGGCCGCCGCGTGCTGCTTCACTTCGGCGCCGTCGACTACGACACGACCGTGTGGGCCGACGGCACCGAGGTCGCGCGGCACCGGGGCGGCTTCACACCGTTCACCGCCGACCTCGGGGACATCGCGGGCAGCGGCGAGGACGTGGTCGTCACCGTCAGGGCCCGCGACCCCCGCTCCGGCCCCCAGGCACGCGGCAAGCAGGCCGTGCAGTACGCCAACCACGACTGCAACTACACCCGTGTGACCGGCATCTGGCAGACCGTCTGGGCCGAGCCCGTGTCCGAGACGCACCTGCGGCGCCCACGGATCACCCCCGACCTCGCCGGCTCCGCGTTCCACGTCGAGCTGCCCCTCTCGGGCAACCGGCCGGGCCACCTCGTCCGTGCCGTACTCACCGACGCCGACACCGAGGTGGCACGCGCCGAGGCACGGGCCGACCTCGACCTCGCACCCCGCCTGTACCTCCCGGTGCCGGCCGGCCGGCGGCGCGAGTGGGGCCCGGAGGATCCCCACCTCTACGGACTGGTCCTCGAACTCGTCGACGCGTCGGGCGAGGTGCTCGACCGGGTCGAGAGCTACGCCGGCCTGCGCGCGGTCGGCATGCGCGGCAAGGCCGTCACCCTCAACGGGCGTCCGCTCTTCCAGCGGCTCGTGCTCGATCAGGGGTGGTACCCCGACGGTCTGATGACGGCCCCGACCGACGAGGCGCTGGTCCGTGACATCGAACTGGCCATGGAGGCCGGCTTCAACGGGGCCCGGCTGCACCAGAAGGTCTTCGAGGAGCGGTTCCTGTACCACGCGGACCGGCTCGGCTACCTCGTGTGGGGCGAGTTCGGCGACTGGGGCTGCGAGACGGGCGGTTCGTCGGGCGACAACCAGCAGCCGGACGCCTCGTACGTCGGACAGTGGCTCGAAGCCGTGGAGCGTGACTACTCGCACCCCTCGATCGTCGGCTGGTGCCCCCTCAACGAGACGTACCAGAAGCTGCACGACCGCATCACCCAGCTCGACGCCGTCACCCGGGCGATGTTCCTCGCGACCAAGGCGATGGACACCACCCGTCCGGTGATCGACGCGTCCGGCTACGCCCATCGGGTCGCCGAGACCGACGTCTACGACTCCCACAGCTACGAGCAGGACCCCGCCGCCTTCGGGAAGCTCATGGCGGGGCTGGCCGAGGACCGGCCCTTCGTCAACGCCTACGAGAACGGCAACGCCTACTCGCAGCCGTACCGCGGCCAGCCCTACTTCGTCAGCGAGTTCGGCGGGATCTGGTGGGACCCCGAGGCGGCCGCGGCCCAGTCCGGTGAGGACCGCACCGCCTCCTGGGGCTACGGGGAACGCGTCCGCGACGAGGAGGAGTTCCACGCACGGTTCAGCGGGCTCACCGGTGTGCTGCTCGGCGATCCCGGGATGTTCGGCTACTGCTACACCCAGCTGACCGACGTCTTCCAGGAGCAGAACGGCATCTACCGCTTCGACCGCGGCACCAAGCTGGACGTCGGCCGCATCCGCGCGGCCCAGCTGCGCCCGGCGGCCATCGAGGAGGAGGACGGCGCCGGCACGGACGCGGGGTGA
- a CDS encoding NAD(P)-dependent alcohol dehydrogenase produces the protein MTTVPAYAAPSAKAPLERTTIERRAVGEFDVLIDIKFAGICHSDIHQARDGWHEGIFPMVPGHEIAGIVTETGPGVTKFAVGDRVGVGCMVDSCRECDNCKAGLEQYCLDGNTGTYNALDKNGDPTYGGYSTHIVVDENYTVRIPEGLALDEAAPLLCAGITTYSPLKHWKAGPGKKVAVVGLGGLGHVGVKIAHALGAEVTVLSQTLKKRDDGLKLGADHYYATGDPKTFEDLAGTFDIILNTVSAPLDIDAYLSLLRTDGALVNVGAPEEPVSLNVFSLLGGRKSFSGSGIGGIRETQEMLDFCAGHGFGAEIELIAASEINEAYERVLNSDVRYRFVIDTATI, from the coding sequence ATGACCACTGTCCCCGCATACGCCGCCCCCTCCGCGAAGGCTCCGCTGGAGCGCACCACCATCGAGCGTCGTGCGGTCGGCGAGTTCGACGTCCTGATCGACATCAAGTTCGCCGGCATCTGCCACTCGGACATCCACCAGGCCCGCGACGGCTGGCACGAGGGCATCTTCCCGATGGTGCCGGGCCACGAGATCGCCGGCATCGTCACCGAGACCGGCCCGGGGGTCACGAAGTTCGCCGTGGGCGACCGCGTCGGCGTCGGCTGCATGGTCGACTCCTGCCGCGAGTGCGACAACTGCAAGGCCGGCCTGGAGCAGTACTGCCTCGACGGCAACACCGGCACCTACAACGCCCTGGACAAGAACGGCGACCCCACCTACGGGGGCTACTCCACCCACATCGTCGTCGACGAGAACTACACCGTCCGCATCCCGGAGGGCCTGGCCCTCGACGAGGCCGCGCCGCTGCTGTGCGCGGGCATCACCACCTACTCCCCGCTGAAGCACTGGAAGGCGGGCCCGGGCAAGAAGGTCGCCGTCGTGGGCCTGGGCGGCCTCGGGCACGTCGGTGTCAAGATCGCGCACGCGCTCGGCGCCGAGGTCACCGTGCTCTCGCAGACCCTGAAGAAGCGGGACGACGGTCTGAAGCTGGGCGCGGACCACTACTACGCGACCGGCGACCCGAAGACCTTCGAGGACCTGGCCGGCACGTTCGACATCATCCTGAACACGGTGTCGGCGCCGCTGGACATCGACGCCTACCTCTCCCTCCTGCGGACGGACGGCGCGCTGGTGAACGTCGGCGCCCCGGAGGAGCCGGTCTCCCTCAACGTCTTCTCGCTGCTCGGCGGCCGCAAGTCCTTCTCGGGCTCGGGCATCGGCGGCATCCGGGAGACCCAGGAGATGCTGGACTTCTGCGCCGGGCACGGCTTCGGCGCGGAGATCGAGCTGATCGCGGCCTCGGAGATCAACGAGGCGTACGAGCGGGTGCTCAACAGCGACGTGCGCTACCGGTTCGTGATCGACACGGCCACGATCTGA
- a CDS encoding carbohydrate ABC transporter permease, with translation MSVAATAPRRRRRPPRAATGSPLLLGHGRIPRVLAGAALAVLAAVWLVPFVWAVATSLQSEQDVSTPGLSPLKGALTLGSYEQILERGNVVLWAFNSFLIAGLVTLLTVGISTLAAYGFARGTFRGRKVLLAVTVAAIMVPPQLLVVPLFRQMLLFDLVDTYAAVILPQVVAPMMVFILKRFFDAIPRELEDAARIDGASELRVFTSIVLPLSRPVVAAVAIFVFIGAWNNFMWPFIVTNDPDLMTLPVGLATVKDAFGIQYAQSMASALLAALPLIAVFLLFQRRIVDSVATTGLGGS, from the coding sequence ATGTCCGTCGCCGCCACCGCACCCCGCAGGCGCCGCCGTCCACCGCGCGCAGCGACGGGTTCACCGCTGCTGCTGGGACACGGCCGTATCCCGCGCGTGCTGGCCGGGGCCGCGCTCGCCGTCCTCGCCGCCGTCTGGCTCGTGCCGTTCGTCTGGGCCGTCGCCACCTCGCTGCAGAGCGAGCAGGACGTGTCCACCCCCGGCCTGTCGCCGCTGAAGGGCGCACTCACCCTCGGGTCCTACGAACAGATCCTGGAGCGCGGGAACGTCGTGCTCTGGGCGTTCAACAGTTTCCTGATCGCGGGGCTCGTCACGCTGCTCACCGTGGGGATCTCGACCCTGGCCGCCTACGGCTTCGCCCGCGGGACCTTCCGCGGGCGGAAGGTCCTCCTCGCGGTCACCGTCGCCGCGATCATGGTCCCGCCCCAGCTGCTCGTGGTGCCGCTGTTCAGGCAGATGCTGCTCTTCGACCTCGTCGACACCTACGCGGCGGTGATCCTGCCCCAGGTCGTGGCACCGATGATGGTGTTCATCCTCAAGCGGTTCTTCGACGCCATCCCCCGGGAGCTGGAGGACGCGGCCCGCATCGACGGCGCGTCCGAACTCCGGGTCTTCACCTCGATCGTGCTGCCGCTGTCCCGGCCCGTCGTGGCGGCCGTGGCGATCTTCGTCTTCATCGGGGCGTGGAACAACTTCATGTGGCCCTTCATCGTCACCAACGACCCCGACCTGATGACGCTGCCGGTCGGCCTGGCCACCGTCAAGGACGCCTTCGGGATCCAGTACGCGCAGTCCATGGCCTCCGCCCTGCTGGCGGCCCTGCCGCTGATCGCGGTCTTCCTCCTCTTCCAGCGGCGCATCGTCGACTCGGTCGCGACCACGGGTCTCGGCGGTTCCTGA